CCTTAGCCTCTAATGCCATTGGGGCCTTTGTTCATCCGGATGATCAGGAAATGCTTGCGCAATACCACGCACGCCGGTTGCAAGGTGATGAATCCCACTATCAGTATCCTTTTAGATATATCCGCAAGGACGGAACAGTAGGTTGGCTGGAGATGAATTCATCCTTGATAATGTGGGAGGAGAGACCGGCGGCGCTGTGTCTTGTGACGGGCATAACCGAAATCAAGCAGGCAGAACTGGCATTGAGAGACAGCGAAAGGAAATATAGAGAACTAACTGAACTTCTTCCGCAAACAGTTTTTGAGATAGATACAACAGGAAAGTTCACCTTTGTAAACTCTGCAGCGGAGAAACTTACAGGATACAGCGTGGAAGAGTTACTTAACGGTTTTAATATAATGCAATTCCCGGCCCAGGAGGATCGCGAGAAAGCGGCTAACGACATTAAAAGGGTCTTTGAGGAACAGGGATTGGTTATTACCGACCATAAAGCCTTAAGAAAGGACGGAGCCAAAGTTCCCGTCTTAATCTATGGCTCCCCAATGATCCAGGATAAGCATATCGTGGGACTCAGGGGTGTCGTAATCGACATAAGCCCTCTAAAACAGGCCGAAGAAGAGAGAGAAAAACTCAGAACTCAACTTTTCCAGTCACAAAAGATGGAATCCCTGGGAACGCTCGTCGGTGGGATTGCGCATGACTTTAACAACATTCTTCAATCCATTATTGGGTATTCCGAGTTACTTATGGATGATAAGAAAGTAGGAGATCCAGGATACAATTGGCTTCAAGTCATAACCCAAACAGCCCTGGAAGGAGCCGAACTTGTCAGGAAGCTACTAGCTCTATGTCAACAAGGTCAGGTCATTCCAGTCGATTTGGATCTTAACGGTCAACTCAGAGAGATGTCTACGCTAATATCCAGGACTCTTCCACATATCGTCGATCTGGACCTGGATCTGACGAATCGAACAACAATGATTCGGGCGAACAAAAGTGAAATAGATCAACTCATCATGAATCTCGCTATAAACGCCTCTGAATCTATGCCGAACGGCGGAGACCTAAGAGTCGCTACCAGTATAGTTTCGTTGGATAATGATTACTGTAACCGCCATCTGGAAGCCAAACCCGGGGCCTATGTGGTACTCTCCGTGAAGGACACGGGACGAGGGATGGACGATGAGGACTTGTCACGAATATTTGATCCTTTCTTTTCTACGAAGGAAAGGGGATCTAAAAGAGGAACAGGGCTTGGTCTGTCAGTGGTTAGAGGGATTGTTAAGCAGCGAGGAGGCCACATAACATGTGAAAGTGAACCAGGTAAGGGAACTGAATTCAAGGTTTACTTCCCTGCAACTGGAGTTCATCAGGAGGTTGAAGAGACTGATACCCCAACGGTTCAACCGGGAACGGCCGAAACAATCCTTGTGATAGAGGACAGTCCTTATATTGCTGAATTGGAACGGAAAATACT
This sequence is a window from Desulfomonilaceae bacterium. Protein-coding genes within it:
- a CDS encoding PAS domain S-box protein yields the protein LASNAIGAFVHPDDQEMLAQYHARRLQGDESHYQYPFRYIRKDGTVGWLEMNSSLIMWEERPAALCLVTGITEIKQAELALRDSERKYRELTELLPQTVFEIDTTGKFTFVNSAAEKLTGYSVEELLNGFNIMQFPAQEDREKAANDIKRVFEEQGLVITDHKALRKDGAKVPVLIYGSPMIQDKHIVGLRGVVIDISPLKQAEEEREKLRTQLFQSQKMESLGTLVGGIAHDFNNILQSIIGYSELLMDDKKVGDPGYNWLQVITQTALEGAELVRKLLALCQQGQVIPVDLDLNGQLREMSTLISRTLPHIVDLDLDLTNRTTMIRANKSEIDQLIMNLAINASESMPNGGDLRVATSIVSLDNDYCNRHLEAKPGAYVVLSVKDTGRGMDDEDLSRIFDPFFSTKERGSKRGTGLGLSVVRGIVKQRGGHITCESEPGKGTEFKVYFPATGVHQEVEETDTPTVQPGTAETILVIEDSPYIAELERKILENDGFRVLVATNAKEALDIYRLRKNEIALILLDLVMKGMSGRDCLMELIKIDPSVKALIVSGYSPEDELRREISPLVKGFVQKPFGMAQLLNEVRSVLGAD